One Ricinus communis isolate WT05 ecotype wild-type chromosome 1, ASM1957865v1, whole genome shotgun sequence DNA window includes the following coding sequences:
- the LOC8262258 gene encoding NDR1/HIN1-like protein 2 yields MLSLPPPPSLPPPPPEKKLRDVPVPPNRIVISKQPGIQPSSTAVDIPSSERKRSRKQPSLQHPRPRRTNPVVWFGAVLCLIFSLTLIFFGIATLIIYLAIKPRSPVFDTPNANLNNIYFDSPEYFNGDLTFLANFSNPNQKIDVRFEYVSIELYFFDRLTGIQTLQPFTQRRHETRLESVHIISSLVYLPHNLGAELQKQVQSNKVIYNVRGTFRVRASLGLIHYSYWLHGRCEIEMTGPPTGVLVARSCKTKR; encoded by the coding sequence ATGCTCTCACTTCCACCTCCACCCTCCctaccaccaccaccaccagaAAAGAAACTGCGAGATGTTCCGGTCCCCCCCAACCGAATTGTCATATCAAAGCAACCTGGAATCCAACCAAGTTCAACAGCAGTAGACATACCAAGttctgaaagaaaaagatcgAGAAAGCAGCCGAGTCTCCAGCACCCTCGGCCTCGCCGGACTAATCCTGTTGTATGGTTTGGTGCAGTTTTATGCCTCATATTTAGCCTTACCCTCATCTTCTTTGGTATTGCGACTCTAATTATCTATCTAGCCATCAAACCAAGGAGTCCTGTGTTCGACACTCCGAACGCGAACCTAAACAACATCTACTTCGACTCCCCTGAGTATTTCAATGGAGACCTCACTTTCCTTGCAAATTTTTCCAACCCAAACCAGAAAATCGATGTAAGATTCGAGTATGTGAGTATAGAACTTTACTTCTTTGACAGACTTACAGGAATTCAAACTCTACAACCTTTTACTCAGAGGCGACACGAAACAAGGTTGGAATCAGTTCACATCATATCAAGTTTAGTCTATTTACCACACAATCTTGGTGCAGAACTTCAAAAGCAGGTGCAGAGTAACAAAGTCATCTATAACGTAAGAGGAACTTTCAGAGTAAGAGCTAGTCTGGGTTTGATCCATTATTCATACTGGTTACATGGAAGGTGTGAGATAGAGATGACAGGTCCACCTACTGGTGTTTTAGTAGCTCGAAGTTGCAAAACGAAAAGATGA